The genomic interval AAGtccctcattttattttttgctctttttttggcgTTTACCCATGCGTCCATAAGCCTTTAGTATACAGGTCGTTACAGTAGTACAGGAATTCGTACAGGTATTAATTCCCGCGCGCCTGTAACACCGAATGTTATATTATCAAGGAGATCCAAAGCCCTCAGGTGCCATTATGGATTGGTTTATGAACCCAGATAGTTTTTGTTTGAGTTCCCTGATGTTGGAGGTAAGCCGATTTTGGCGTTCCATTTTGGGCGCTGGGCATGGGGTGGTGGTGCCCTTTCTTGTCCTGTTGGTTTGGAGGTTTTGAAGGACCTGCAAAACTTACTTTTGTATCTGTACAGCGAAATGGGCAGTTATTTGAGTGTCGTCCTCTTTATAAtgtaaaatgtcataattacTTCTCTTCAGCAGATTAATAGACACTGAGGTGAAAGTTGCGTTCTAATGCGTATATTTAAGTTGTTAGTGTATCCTAAATTTCTTCTTTGCTgtgctagatagatagatagatagatagataacatcCAAGTAGGTCATTTCATATTTGCGTCGCTGATCGCTCGAATCAGATCAAGCAATCAGGGGGACAAGTCGAAGACGTAAAAATCTATGCGTAATAGCCGCCTGCGTCAGTCTGGCGGTGGGCTTGCGTGTCCTCTCTCCATCGTCCCGTGTCGTGCTGGGATAAATTGTGAGAGAATCTCTCGCTggaaccacctcctcctcctcctcctcctcctcctcctcctcctcctcctcctcccctcaccACCACAACTGGCTGCTGGCCCCATTCTGTCTTCGTCTCTCCTGGTAATCCATTTACGAATCAATTCCTAATTCTTACGGCTGTGTGTGATTTTCTGGACGGTTTGTACGTTTTCTGTCGTAacgcgaatttctctctctctctctctctctctctctctctctctctctctctctcgttttcgttTTGTTAcgctgttgtttttattttgtgcgtAGTAATTCAGGTGGggtttttatgtttcatttaaaAGTGCATTGGTCTATTACTAACACAAAcgctttgtgagagagagagagagagagagagagagagagagagagagagagagagatatatatatatataaatatatatatatatatatatataaataaaagtatatatatatataaaaataagaaaatgtgtatatataatatatgaatatatattctatatatatatatatgttttataaatagtagagagagaacgagatgagagagagagagagagacgagagaagagaaggagagaggagaagagagagagagagagagagagaatttcataattttcttacCATTAAATTTCCGATATTTCTCTACGGGAAAAAGTTAATCacagtaataagtaaaaaaattatgttgttgcatatatatatatatatatatatatatatatattatatatatatatatatatatatatatatatatatccacacacatgcGGTATTTTGTCGCTACTATGAGACATTTTACATATTCGGTCCTGTGTTTTTCAATGTAATCTTTTGTCTTATTATCTTCTAGCGACACATCGTAAAGGCGAATTTCTTCTTGGGaattatttgcaaaattaatCTGTTTGATATATGGTTGGTGTCCATTCATATTAAGGCTTGTGAATGAAAGGAATAAGTGGGTTTactaaagactctctctctctctctctctctctctctctctctctctctctctctctctctctctctctctctctttctccctaatCGTATATGACCCATACTTTCTTGAATTCCTAAAATTCCTAAACGTGTATGACTAACGTCCGTGCATTCCAAATATTCCCAAACTATATACTAAATACTCGTATATACTAAATACTCGTATGTGATCTTTCTCGAATTCCTAAAATTCCTAAACTTGTATGACTAACGTACGTGCATTCCAAATATTccctaagctatatatataataaggttcACGAATTCCTAAATTTCCTAATCGAATTGGGTTTACGTTCGTAACTTCGTGAACTCTGTAGTAGTAGTATAGAGCTTACATTCGTGAAATCCGACAATCCCTAATCATATTTTTTGATCTACGAGCTGGAATGCCTTAAACTCCTAATATTCCTAAAATCCCAAAGCATATATTATTGCTTCATACGTGTATTCATGTTTTATCTGTTTATGTTTTACTGTTGTCTGAAATTCCTATGATCGCAAGGAAATGACATCGTGAATCCCTGAATGGGACAGTGACGTCATTACCtgcaacgcacacacacacacagcatttgTAGCAATTACCAGGTTGTGGGCGCGTAATTTAAATCAATAAGGTGTCGTCACTATCACTCGCTTGTCGCTGCTCGTTTTGTTGTATGTTTTCGTACAGCTGATAAGACACAGACGTGCCCACTCGACGCGGAGAGCGTGCTCCGCCTCCCTCCGCTATTCCAGAGGCGTTAGTCTCCATTTGCGCCCTTTGATCTAAGCCGCCTCAACATTTGTTCAATTACCGTcggtattttatttatcattatttcttcgGCCCGGCTACTGCCACCTGTAATTCACTTTAAATGCAGGTAAGCGACCCAGGTGTTGGGAGAAGGGCGTGATGAGatgggtgtgtgagagagagagatagagagagagagagagagagagagagagagagagagagagcggtagcGAGATAGTAACCTCTTGATGTTATTATTAAAGGTTTTGTTCCTTGACTGAGATGGGTGTTTTTATAGTGTGTCAGTAGatgatgagggggggggggggttggttggagatgtgggaaaaggaggggggaggaggggacgTGAGCGTTGATGAGCTCGAGGTGAGAAAATCATAACTTTTACGAAGTTTTATCATTCATTACGCCAGAATTGATTCTTGTAATGAAGGTCAGGTCCCGGGGGTGGGGGGATTCTGTTTGTGTAGTAGCGCTGCTGTTCAATGGAAGGATTTTTAAAAAGAGGCGGTGGTGGCTCCTAAACCGGTGTTTAAGGAGTCTTTGTTCCCTAATACGAGTGTGTTAAGACCCTGCAAATAGAAGGGATGATGCCGCTGAGTTATGTGCGGGCGACATGCTATTCCCCTGTTCCCAAGTGTGGGCGTCATTAGGCGCAGAGCAGGTCGGCAGAATTAATTGACGACGCAGCagtagcagcaacagcagcagcaacagcagcaacagcaccagcagcagcTGCAGCTGCAGCAGAGTTAAAATCGGTAACAGGAGCAGCATTTGAAGCGGTAGAAGCAGTTGAAGTAACAGTAACATGGGCAGTAGGAAAAGCAGTAGCAAGAGCAGCAGGAAAAGCAGTAGCAATAGCAGTAAAAGCAGTATTAGCAGTAGTAAAAGCAGTAACAGGAACAGCAGAaaaagcagtagcagcagcaggaaAAGCAGTTACAAGAGCAGCAGAAACAGCAGTAGCAGCAGAAAAAGCAGTAGCAAGAGCAGCAGAGTTAAAATAGGTAACAGGAACAACAGAaaaagcagtagcagcagcagaaaaagaagaaacagcAGAAGCAGCAATGGAAGCAGTAATaggagcagcagcaggagcaATACTAGCAGTAACAGGAGCAACAATAGAAGTAGTAACAGGAACAGCAGAAGAAGTAGCAGTAGAAGCAAAAGTAAAAGCAGTTTTAGGAGCAGTAGCAAGAGCAGCAATAATAGCAGTAACAGcaacagcagaagaagaagaagtagcagaagtAAAAGCAATTATAGGAGGAGCAATAGTAGCAGTaacaggagcagcagcagcagaagtaaCAGCAGAATCAGCAGCTGTGGGAGCAGAAAGAGCAGCAGCAGTAACAGTAGATATATAACCAGCTGttacagcagaagcagcagctgTTTTAGCAGAAAGAGCAGCAGTAACATCAACAGCAGTAGAGAAGAAGCTGCTGCAACCACAGCACCACCATCATCATCCGCatccacatagagagagagaagagagagagagagagagagagagagagatggggggcgcTATCAGGCCGCTGGCCTGTGTCGTCCCCGCTGTTTGGGacttgttaatctctctctctctctctctctctctctctctctctctctctctgtgagaatgTTTACCTTACGTAACTCCTTTCCGATCTATGaggttttcccatttttttttcagaattttaatGTCTGGATCTCCATGGTTTTGTCATTTCTTGGCCTACGACCACAGTTTTTGCGACGCCAGGATCCTATCCCCTTCGTCTTCTTCCTATCATCATTAGCTACCCCATATCTTTGCTCATTTTAATAGTgattcaaatttttttaatattttcattttaatcggTAAAGTGTAGTTTTttgtaatacttttatttttatcagtaaagtgtagttttttttaatatttttatttccatcagTAAAGTGTaggttgttttatatttttatttttatcagtaaaatgtaggttttttaatacttttatttttattagtaaagtataggttttttattttaatttttatcagcCAAGTGtaggtttttaatatttttatttttatcagtaaagtgtagattttttaatattgttatttttattagtaaagtgtaggtttttttaatatttttatttttatcagtaaaatgtaggttttttaatactttttattttattagtaaaatgtaagttttttttatatttttatttttatcattaaagtAGGTAAAAATGCAATTAGCATTGCTGTTATCAGATTAAGCGTTCTTGTCAGTACTGgatctttttcatatatatatatatatatatattatatatatatatatatatagatatatatatatatatatatatatatatatgtatatatatcatatacatacacacatatatgtaaatatatgtattgtagttataaattggtatatgtatatgtatatatatacaatatatactatacacgcacacaccacacaacacatattaataattatatatattatttatatatatattacattattaaatatatagaatgTAATTACATGTTGCtattacattacaattacaaactttataatatatatacatacagtatacatacatacatacattatatacaggatatacatacattaagatatattagagagacagagaagacagAGCGATGACGGAGATGAGAAagaataggaagagagagagacgagagagagagagagaggagagaggagagagattttcccAGATATTGTTGATGAACATTCTCGCCTTGCTCTAGATTATGATCATATATTAGTTGGCATGAGGTTATACAGCTTCCCTATGTTGATTAATTCAATATAATCagcatgaaaataatttaaaatttatacatacatacatatgtataaatgtatacaatattattctatataatttaaattattatttattaataatattgatgCACAATGGCTGGCGGTTTCATGCGGTCCTTAGGCGAAGTCAATTCGGGCGCGCACAAGCCACCAATTTTGGCTCCTCGTTGCTCCTCCTTTAGTGGAGGGCGTCGTTGATGAGATGGCTTTgcgcacgcgagagagagagagagagagagagagatagagagagagcgaggaggctttcgggggggggggagtggagggGGAAGGGATGGAAGGTGTGGGGTGGGACTGTATTCTCGTGGTAGATGGATTGACTTGATATATCCAACTAGctcttatttctcttttaggttgtcggcattttctttttttacgatgGATTTTTTGGGGGAGAGGGAGTTGAGGAgtgtttttgggggagggggccgTTGAGGAAGGGGGCGTTAAGTTAAGGCGGGAGTTTGGGGAGGGGCCATTTAGGAGGGAGCTTTTTGGGGGAGGGAGCGTTGAGGAGGGATTTTTTGGGGAGAGGGTGTTGAGGAaggggggttttttttgggggttttttgggggggagagggtGTTGAGGAGGGAGTTTTGTTGGGGGAGGGGTCGTTGAGAAGGGAGTTTTTCGGGGGAGGGGACGTTGCGGAGGTAGAGGTAGCTttttggggagggaggggattTTGAGGGGGAAGTTTTTTGGGGAGGGGCGTTGAGGGGGGGATATATTTTGGGGGGGAAGGGTCGTTAGGAGGAGTATGGGGGGAAGGGTCGTTTGATACGTGGGGAGATTTCTAGTAGATGGATTGACGGATATACTTACTTACCTTATTTCACTCTTCTCGTTTgtctatttttttaactttttatttgttggcctttttttatttgtggaggggacgggagggtgggggggggggggccgttgaGTTAAGGGGGGATTTCTTTCGTGGTAGATGGATTGACGAATATATCCAGCTCTGTTTCTATCTTCtggttagtcttttttttttttttgccatcggggtttttttttttttttgggggagggaaaGCTGTTGacagattgggggggggggggggggggggtggttgtttCTCGTGGCAGATGGATGGACGAAGAATTCTAGCCCTATTCCTCCCTCCTGGTTTGTCggtatttttaacaatttttgtcTGATAGGTAGTTTGTCTTTTTTTCCCAGGATTCTCTTAAGATTTCTTTGATATTATTTGATTTCTGGCAATTTTGttgaagatggaataaagagataaaaaaatgctCGAGTTGGCGaaagtgagataaaaaaaaaaagagatgactGATGAAGCAAATGAGAATAAACATAAAGAATGATGACtgataaggaaaatgaaatagaaaagaaaagaaagttgaCTGATAAAGGGAAATAAGATTGAATAAAGAAAGATGATTGAGGAAAAAAAGGACGACTGTtaagggaaaatgaaataaaaagaaaagaaagatgacTAATGgggaaaatgagattatgaaatgATTTATGAGGAAAATAAGATAAAGAATAGATGATTGGTGagggaaattagatattaaaaaattactcATGGGAAAACTGGATAAAAAAGATGACTGACGGgaaagtgatataaaaaaaagtgtgaaaaaataagattaaatactGGATAATATACCAGGAAATCAGCCAGTAAATTTAAAGGATTTTGAATTAACTAAGACGAAATAAGCGCTCCAATCTTTGTCGAGCCATAAAACAGCGTGATGGATtatacaccattttttttttacgtgaggtTTTTGAATTTGTTTTGAGATTAAAATCTTTATGAACATGAAGTCTGTTGATACAGGGTAGTATTAGATCACATTTCACAGTTCATAATCTTCTCATCGTCATGTCCCTGCTTCCGAGAAGTTGGACTtcatcttttgtaaacctcttttgtaaattgtacccctgtttgtggtaggtctactaattcttcaggatTCCTGGTACATATTTTCCTCTATATTCCCTCTCTCATTTATATgaactttctttgtaaactttcaTATCTGtgtcagtctgcttagtaaaggaggaaagtcgaaaggcctcgcagcggatTTATACCAGCTAATTACATCTGAGCTCTGGTAAACTTCAGCATCTAGACAAAGTTTTCTTATCTTGTAAAAGTGAAAGAATTTGACGAAGATTAGAGGAATGTGATGATGCACTGTTTTTACGATTACGTCAAGGTTTCATGctatttaaaagttattttcttgCCTTATTCTTTTTAGATgagttgtatttttatttttttgaaggtGTGGCTCAGGGGAGAGGAAGACGACGAGCTCTCATTAATGTGATGTGATGTTTACGTTGTGAGAGGTTATGTATCGCCGTTAATGTGCAGGTTGTGTGATATAATGTGTAACCGAGAAGATTTATTAGATCTGCTTTTAAAAGCCTCAGAAGtgttttcttttgtattattttttcttcttcgctACTGCTTGAAATTTGCAATTAGCGATGGAGAATATTGATGATTAAAGTAGTATCTTTTATTTACTTGACGTTGTTTCGCAGAATTTCTTAATTTAACTGAGGAATCATGGATGAAACCCTTGTGTAGAAAACTTTCACAACGTAGTATATTCTTATAGCTACTCAGTCTGTCTAGCACTGTGTATAGGTCCTCCTCTCACTCTTTAAACGCTGTCTTCTTCACCAGTCTCCTCAACTTTTTTTCTCGATTTTTGATTAGCGATTCCACTCACCATTTGCGACTTATTTTCGTATCATATTGCTCTGTCTATACAGCAAATGTCGTTTCTCTGAGATCTCGCCTCATGTAATATGCCCTTTCTCAAATCTCCTCTTTTGTCAAACCAGTCTTACATTTTGatacttgccccccccccccccccacccccacacacacaaaaaaactcaacaaattaTCTTCTGTACCATGCACCGTCCACATTATCTCTATCGATTTATCCCGTAGAATGGTACGTCAGTGcactcatgtggtgcactgtaggcattacactCAGTTttctgtccagccactccaacctCCCTCGTTTCAAAGCAAGAGGCGTTTTAAAGACGTATAGATTTTTCATCCTGaacaatttcactttcaatgtagttgttgctgcttttttttattagctttggTAGCAAAAATATGAAGTTTCCTCTTCCTGTTAAGTTTTCTTCTTTCCTCAGGAattcataattgtttttttttttttttgtaacattttcCAGAAAACGAGTTAGTTGCAGAGTGAATTGTAGAGCAACTTATCAGTCAACGCTTTATCATGATGTTATTTTGataattgattttcttttttctttttttacccatTATTATGTTCtccgtgttttttatttttgcgataaaaaaaaaacagaaaatagttCCAGTAGCGTTTTCACGTCGCAATTTCCTCCCTGGAGACTTGAAATTTGCACTTTGCAGTCGAACGAAGCTGTTGGAAGCACCGAGGAATCTCCTTCTCCCTTGTGTGGATTCAAGGAGTCCTAATCACAGTGATTAAAAGAACATTATCGCCGATACGTCTTACGATTATCTAATAAATTtgaaaggaacacacacacatacccacccGCCGGAAGGCACTGATTTTGTACTTAcctttacattttctctctctctctctctcaaaaatccaCCCCACTCTTCACGCTACGGTCTTCCCACGACGTCCAGGGATCCGTAGGGGCTGAAGAGGTAATGGGGGGCGgacggggagggggggagtgAGCATAGGGAGATTTTTAGGGGGAGGGGAAAGAAAGAGACATGGGGGAGATTTTGGTTGGGGTTGGAGGAGGGAATAGCCTcctttcccccctttcccccctcacCCCCAGCCCCACCCATCCCGCACTCTTCCCAAGTCCCCGAGTCCCCCATAGTGGATGAAGGGAGGGGGTATGGAGAGATCTTAGTGGTAGgtggtaggggagggggaggtggccCATGAAGGAGGGTTAGGGTGAGGTGGGTGGTGGTTCCCGTTGCGTGTCTTCCGAGTGAAATGTTGggcctttgtttttatttttcatttctcgcTTAACTTCTGAGGAGCGGAAATCATTTATCTCTTGGGCGTCGAATTACCGAGAAAATTGGCATCACAGAATCGAAAATGGAAGTCGCCCAAACGGATGATTATTATTTGAGCGACCGAAAGTTCGCGTAGGATTGGAATCAATTATACAGATAACAGGGTCCAGATCAATATCAATTTTCACTCGTGAGGAGAAGGTTAATATTTAGCcaaagctatataaatatatacatatattctctctctctctctctctctctctctctctctctctctctgtgtgtgtgtgtgtgtgacacgcatatatagatctatatatatgctcAAACACATCAAATCTGTGTGGTTTATGATTATCGCTGATTATTCTGACGAAATCCCAACCGTAAAATAGTGTAGAATTACTTATTACTGTCGTAGATAagtgatttattcttttattgctaCTGGgagttccgtctctctctctctctctctcacacacacacacacactgatgtcAAGTCACAGAACTCTTGTGTTTATCGAAGAAGAGTTGACCTAATTTTGAATCCATGACGGAGACAAATgtattacaaaaaagaataaaaaaaagaaaggagaaattGGTAGTGCAACATACAGATGGATTACTGAAACGTGAATTTAAAAAGTCCCTTATTTGATTGAGGTTTTAATATTTAAGAACGTCTGTACTATGCTTAgtcaattctattttttttaatgaaatgttaattttgattataaaataaagatttggcgTTTTCATGGAAC from Macrobrachium nipponense isolate FS-2020 chromosome 28, ASM1510439v2, whole genome shotgun sequence carries:
- the LOC135201178 gene encoding ice-structuring glycoprotein-like, with protein sequence MPPENDDDEDDDAACDEEISTTWRIFLMPFVCGLCLRPPPQKPAARFSRMHVRSITCLRDYTSTSFFSTAVDVTAALSAKTAAASAVTAGYISTVTAAALSAPTAADSAVTSAAAAPVTATIAPPIIAFTSATSSSSAVAVTAIIAALATAPKTAFTFASTATSSAVPVTTSIVAPVTASIAPAAAPITASIAASAVSSFSAAATAFSVVPVTYFNSAALATAFSAATAVSAALVTAFPAAATAFSAVPVTAFTTANTAFTAIATAFPAALATAFPTAHVTVTSTASTASNAAPVTDFNSAAAAAAAGAVAAVAAAVAATAASSINSADLLCA